From Mucilaginibacter rubeus, a single genomic window includes:
- a CDS encoding glycoside hydrolase family 2 TIM barrel-domain containing protein encodes MKSTFFTQILLLSIFCFLLSSCFQSPQVNAKKVTVCIQNINGKYLLYRNGEPFFVKGASGFTNLKQLAAAGGNTIRVWDTLHLASVLDSAQANHLAVVVGLPIPSSESLENFYNTPNANVYADKIAGLVERFKDHPALLSWCLGNELAFPNKPKYNKFYATFNGIVDMIHQKDPNHPVTTTIMSFQKKNIVNIKLRTKIDFISFNIFGSIQTLKEDLVKFKWFWSGPFLITEWGIEGPWLAENRNAWGAYIESTSTKKAEQYLTNYQKYMPVNDPGFLGSMVFYWGQKQELTPTWFSMFDENGAETGAVQVMRYIWTGKKTTNSAPSLKYMLLDGKGARDNILFQPAITVNSKVYFENADTTGLTFKWKIFHEDWFKPNGTFNEKKPKEIQNLIVNQHGSDLSFKVPDKEGPYRILVYVYNQKGAFATSSTPFYVLKNP; translated from the coding sequence ATGAAATCTACATTCTTTACGCAAATCCTTCTCCTTTCCATATTTTGTTTTTTACTGTCATCATGCTTTCAGTCGCCTCAGGTTAATGCCAAAAAAGTTACGGTTTGCATTCAAAATATAAATGGGAAATACCTATTATACCGTAATGGCGAACCGTTTTTCGTAAAAGGGGCCTCGGGCTTTACAAACCTGAAACAGTTGGCAGCGGCGGGGGGCAATACCATCAGGGTTTGGGACACATTACACTTAGCCAGTGTCCTGGATTCGGCTCAAGCCAATCATTTAGCAGTAGTAGTGGGTTTGCCAATACCTTCAAGCGAAAGCCTTGAAAATTTTTATAATACCCCTAATGCTAATGTTTATGCAGATAAAATTGCCGGTTTAGTTGAGCGCTTCAAAGATCACCCTGCATTATTGAGCTGGTGCCTCGGTAACGAACTTGCATTTCCTAACAAGCCGAAATACAACAAGTTTTATGCAACGTTCAATGGTATCGTCGATATGATTCACCAAAAGGACCCTAATCATCCGGTGACGACGACAATCATGAGTTTTCAAAAGAAAAACATCGTTAACATCAAGCTGCGCACAAAAATCGACTTTATTTCATTCAACATTTTCGGCTCTATTCAAACATTGAAAGAAGATCTTGTAAAATTCAAGTGGTTTTGGAGCGGACCGTTCTTAATTACAGAATGGGGCATTGAAGGGCCCTGGCTTGCAGAAAACAGAAATGCATGGGGTGCCTATATCGAAAGCACAAGTACAAAAAAAGCAGAACAATACCTTACTAATTACCAAAAGTACATGCCGGTAAATGATCCGGGGTTTTTGGGCTCAATGGTATTTTATTGGGGACAAAAACAGGAGCTAACTCCTACCTGGTTCAGTATGTTTGACGAAAACGGCGCCGAAACCGGAGCCGTTCAGGTTATGCGTTACATCTGGACCGGCAAAAAAACAACAAACAGCGCCCCTTCACTTAAATATATGTTGTTAGATGGAAAGGGTGCCAGAGACAATATCTTGTTTCAACCTGCTATAACCGTTAACAGCAAAGTATATTTTGAAAACGCAGATACAACCGGCTTAACATTTAAATGGAAAATATTTCACGAGGACTGGTTTAAACCCAATGGTACTTTTAATGAAAAGAAGCCAAAGGAAATTCAGAATTTAATCGTCAATCAGCATGGATCCGATTTAAGCTTTAAGGTACCCGATAAAGAAGGGCCTTATCGCATATTGGTTTATGTATATAATCAAAAGGGAGCTTTCGCTACTTCCAGTACACCTTTTTATGTATTAAAAAATCCATGA